A part of Agromyces protaetiae genomic DNA contains:
- a CDS encoding DEAD/DEAH box helicase, producing MTEPLLSRLPEGRDADPDALYDGFVSWAEDRGLSLYPAQDEAVIELVSGQHVILSTPTGTGKSLVAVAAHATAVARGGRTYYTAPIKALVSEKFFQLVEIFGAANVGMVTGDSSVNADAPIVCCTAEILANLALRQGPDAPVDQVVMDEFHYYGDPDRGWAWQVPLLVLKRAQFLLMSATLGDVSTIVADLERRTGREVAEVTGVERPVPLSYHYAKTPVQETVEELLDTKQAPVYIVHFSQAAAMERAQALSSIRVVTREQRDEIADAIGGFRFTTAFGKTLSRLVRAGIGVHHAGMLPRYRRLVETLAQRGLLKVICGTDTLGVGINVPIRTVLVTALTKFDGQKMRQLSAREFHQIAGRAGRAGYDTAGTVVVLAPEHEIENEQAVRKAGDDPKKLKKIVRKKAPAGFVTWGEGSFDRLIAAEPEALVPQLKLSAAMLINVIARGGDVAGDIRSLVFDNHEPRARRFALARRALEILRTLRDAQVVVLEPDATAGPLGVRLSLTVDLQPNFALNQPLSPFALAAIELLDPETSEQGTGQYALDVVSIIESTLDDPRPILSQQEFRARGDAVAAMKQDGIEYEERMALLEEVTYPKPLGDLLAHAFETFASSQPWVRDFELRPKSVVRDMFERAMTFGEYVSLYQLARSEGLVLRYLSDAFRAIRQTVPDEAKDDELHDLIEWLGELVRQVDSSLVDEWAELVDPTLHHDGEEAAVVPPAPPSVVTNRRAFTVLVRNELFRRVQLAALERDDELAELDPDVGWPDVLDRYYDEHDSIGVDAAARSPRLVSIDETDASAGRWVVEQTIDDPAHDHDWRIRAEVDLVASAEEGEAVVRVTEVVRL from the coding sequence GTGACCGAGCCGCTCCTGTCCCGCCTCCCCGAGGGGCGCGACGCCGACCCCGACGCCCTCTACGACGGGTTCGTCTCGTGGGCCGAAGACCGCGGGCTCTCGCTCTACCCCGCGCAAGACGAGGCCGTCATCGAGCTCGTGTCGGGGCAGCACGTCATCCTGTCGACGCCGACGGGCACGGGCAAGTCGCTCGTCGCCGTCGCAGCCCACGCGACCGCCGTCGCGCGCGGCGGGCGCACCTATTACACGGCGCCCATCAAGGCGCTCGTGTCCGAGAAGTTTTTCCAGCTCGTCGAGATCTTCGGCGCCGCGAACGTCGGCATGGTGACGGGCGACTCCTCGGTCAACGCCGATGCGCCGATCGTGTGCTGCACGGCCGAGATCCTCGCGAACCTCGCGTTGCGACAGGGCCCCGATGCCCCCGTCGACCAGGTCGTCATGGACGAGTTCCATTACTACGGCGACCCCGACCGCGGCTGGGCGTGGCAGGTGCCGCTCCTCGTGCTGAAGCGCGCGCAATTCCTGCTCATGTCGGCGACCCTCGGCGATGTGTCGACGATCGTGGCAGACCTCGAGCGCCGCACGGGACGCGAGGTCGCCGAGGTCACGGGAGTCGAACGGCCCGTGCCGCTGAGCTACCACTACGCGAAGACGCCCGTGCAAGAGACGGTCGAAGAGCTCCTCGACACGAAGCAGGCGCCCGTCTACATCGTGCACTTCTCGCAGGCGGCGGCCATGGAGCGCGCGCAAGCGCTCTCGTCGATCCGTGTCGTCACGCGCGAGCAGCGCGACGAGATCGCCGACGCGATCGGCGGGTTCCGGTTCACGACGGCCTTCGGCAAGACGCTTTCGCGGCTCGTGCGGGCGGGTATCGGCGTGCACCATGCGGGGATGCTTCCGCGCTACCGCCGGCTCGTCGAGACCCTCGCCCAGCGCGGACTCCTCAAGGTCATCTGCGGCACCGACACCCTCGGCGTCGGCATCAACGTACCGATCCGCACGGTGCTCGTGACGGCGCTCACGAAGTTCGACGGACAGAAGATGCGCCAGCTCAGTGCGCGCGAGTTCCACCAGATCGCGGGGCGTGCCGGGAGGGCCGGCTATGACACGGCGGGCACGGTCGTCGTGCTCGCGCCCGAGCACGAGATCGAGAACGAGCAGGCCGTGCGCAAGGCGGGCGACGACCCCAAGAAGCTCAAGAAGATCGTGCGCAAGAAGGCGCCCGCAGGGTTCGTGACCTGGGGCGAGGGCTCGTTCGATCGGCTCATCGCGGCCGAGCCCGAAGCGCTCGTGCCGCAGTTGAAGCTGTCGGCGGCGATGCTCATCAACGTCATCGCCCGCGGAGGAGACGTCGCAGGAGACATCCGCTCGCTCGTCTTCGACAACCACGAACCGCGCGCCCGTCGCTTCGCGCTCGCGCGTCGCGCGCTCGAGATCCTGCGCACGCTGCGCGACGCGCAGGTCGTCGTCCTCGAACCGGATGCCACGGCCGGACCCCTGGGAGTGAGGCTCTCGCTCACGGTCGACCTGCAGCCGAACTTCGCCCTCAACCAGCCGCTCTCGCCGTTCGCGCTCGCCGCGATCGAACTGCTCGACCCCGAGACGAGCGAGCAGGGGACGGGTCAGTACGCGCTCGACGTCGTCTCGATCATCGAGTCGACCCTCGACGACCCGCGGCCGATCCTCTCGCAGCAGGAGTTCCGTGCGCGCGGCGACGCTGTGGCCGCCATGAAGCAAGACGGCATCGAGTACGAGGAGCGGATGGCCCTCCTCGAAGAGGTCACCTACCCGAAGCCGCTCGGCGACCTCCTCGCGCACGCGTTCGAGACGTTCGCGTCGAGCCAGCCGTGGGTGCGCGACTTCGAGCTGCGGCCGAAGTCGGTCGTGCGCGACATGTTCGAGCGGGCGATGACGTTCGGCGAGTACGTGTCGCTCTACCAGCTGGCCCGCAGCGAAGGGCTCGTGCTGCGCTACCTGTCCGACGCGTTCCGTGCCATCCGCCAGACCGTGCCCGACGAGGCGAAGGACGACGAGCTCCACGACCTCATCGAGTGGCTCGGCGAGCTCGTGCGCCAGGTCGACTCGTCGCTCGTCGACGAGTGGGCCGAACTCGTCGATCCGACCCTCCACCACGACGGCGAAGAGGCGGCCGTCGTGCCGCCCGCGCCGCCGTCGGTCGTGACCAACCGCCGCGCGTTCACGGTGCTCGTGCGCAACGAGCTGTTCCGCCGGGTGCAACTGGCCGCCCTCGAACGCGACGACGAACTCGCCGAACTCGACCCCGACGTGGGCTGGCCCGATGTGCTCGACCGCTACTACGACGAGCACGACTCGATCGGCGTCGACGCGGCGGCGCGCTCGCCGAGGCTGGTGTCGATCGACGAGACGGATGCCTCGGCCGGCCGCTGGGTCGTCGAGCAGACGATCGACGACCCTGCCCACGACCACGACTGGCGCATCCGCGCCGAGGTCGACCTCGTCGCCTCGGCCGAGGAGGGCGAAGCGGTCGTGCGGGTCACCGAGGTCGTGCGGCTGTAG
- the recQ gene encoding DNA helicase RecQ, whose product MTDEPAPFHDFDEVPWDVDALVPPDDEWAAPPPDEWMPPAGASSPVRRAGAASGAAVASAARLGVAPARYATALDALRDVFGYDAFRGEQAAIIDQVAGGGDAVVLMPTGGGKSLCYQIPALLREGTGIVVSPLIALMHDQVDALVRNGVRAAYLNSSQQSFERAEVERAYLAGELDLLYVAPERLNTEPTLRLLERGRIALFAIDEAHCVSQWGHDFRPDYLALSGLAERWPDVPRIALTATATEATHKEITERLSLERAEHFVASFDRPNIQYRIAPKIEVRKQLLDFVKSEGRDADGNAVAGIVYALSRASTEKLADYLRQHGVDAMPYHAGLDAGVRRRTQERFLREDGVVVVATIAFGMGIDKPDVRFVAHVDLPKSVEGYYQETGRAGRDGQPATAWLAYGLQDVVQQRRMIDESPGDLAFKRRLTAHLDAMLALCETVSCRRQNLLAYFGQQSAPCGNCDTCLEPPASWDGTVASQKLLSTIVRLQRERGQRYGAGHLVDILRGKRTPRVEQYGHDSLATFGIGDDLSDPQWRGVVRQLLAQGLLQSVGEYGVLALTEASGAVLAGEHTVAFRTEPDRPVRGSSRRAAAPAAADLEHAQAELFEALRAWRAGEAKEQGVPAYIVFGDATLRAVATAKPASLADLDAITGIGAKKREAYGEAVLRVVAAH is encoded by the coding sequence ATGACCGACGAGCCCGCCCCCTTCCACGACTTCGACGAGGTCCCGTGGGACGTCGACGCGCTCGTGCCTCCCGACGACGAGTGGGCGGCTCCGCCGCCGGACGAGTGGATGCCTCCCGCCGGCGCGTCGTCGCCGGTGCGGCGTGCGGGCGCAGCATCCGGTGCTGCCGTGGCATCCGCCGCTCGTCTCGGCGTCGCGCCCGCGCGGTACGCGACGGCGCTCGACGCGCTCCGCGACGTGTTCGGGTACGACGCGTTCCGCGGCGAGCAGGCTGCGATCATCGACCAGGTCGCTGGCGGCGGCGACGCCGTCGTGCTCATGCCGACGGGCGGCGGCAAGAGCCTCTGCTACCAGATTCCCGCGCTCCTCCGCGAGGGCACGGGCATCGTCGTGTCGCCCCTCATCGCGCTCATGCACGACCAGGTCGACGCGCTCGTGCGCAACGGCGTGCGCGCCGCCTACCTCAACTCGAGCCAGCAGTCGTTCGAGCGCGCCGAGGTCGAGCGGGCGTATCTCGCGGGCGAGCTCGACCTCCTGTATGTCGCCCCCGAGCGGCTCAATACCGAGCCGACGCTGCGCCTCCTCGAACGCGGGCGCATCGCGCTCTTCGCGATCGACGAGGCGCACTGCGTGTCGCAGTGGGGGCACGACTTCCGGCCCGACTACCTCGCGCTCTCGGGCCTCGCCGAGCGCTGGCCCGACGTGCCGCGCATCGCGCTCACGGCGACGGCGACCGAGGCGACCCACAAAGAGATCACCGAGCGGCTCTCGCTCGAACGGGCTGAGCACTTCGTCGCGAGCTTCGACCGGCCGAACATCCAGTACCGCATCGCGCCGAAGATCGAGGTGCGCAAGCAGTTGCTCGACTTCGTGAAGAGCGAGGGGCGCGACGCCGACGGCAACGCGGTCGCGGGCATCGTCTACGCGCTGTCGCGCGCGAGCACCGAGAAGCTCGCCGACTACCTCCGCCAGCACGGCGTCGACGCGATGCCGTACCACGCGGGCCTCGACGCGGGCGTGCGGCGGCGCACGCAAGAGCGGTTCCTGCGCGAAGACGGCGTGGTGGTCGTCGCGACGATCGCGTTCGGCATGGGCATCGACAAGCCCGACGTGCGCTTCGTCGCCCACGTCGACCTGCCGAAGTCGGTCGAGGGGTACTACCAAGAGACGGGGCGTGCCGGCCGCGACGGGCAGCCGGCGACGGCGTGGCTCGCCTACGGCCTGCAAGACGTCGTGCAGCAGCGCCGCATGATCGACGAGAGCCCGGGCGACCTCGCGTTCAAGCGGCGGCTCACCGCGCACCTCGACGCCATGCTCGCGCTGTGCGAGACGGTCTCGTGCCGCCGCCAGAACCTCCTCGCCTACTTCGGGCAGCAGAGCGCGCCGTGCGGCAACTGCGACACGTGCCTCGAGCCGCCCGCCTCATGGGACGGCACGGTCGCGAGCCAGAAGCTCCTGTCGACGATCGTGCGCCTCCAGCGCGAGCGCGGTCAGCGGTACGGCGCGGGGCACCTCGTCGACATCCTGCGCGGCAAGCGGACGCCGCGCGTCGAGCAGTACGGGCACGACTCGCTCGCGACGTTCGGGATCGGCGACGACCTCTCCGACCCGCAGTGGCGGGGCGTCGTACGGCAGCTGCTCGCGCAGGGCCTGCTGCAGTCGGTCGGCGAGTACGGCGTGCTCGCGCTCACCGAGGCATCCGGTGCCGTCCTCGCGGGCGAGCACACGGTCGCGTTCCGCACCGAGCCCGACCGACCCGTGCGCGGCTCGTCGCGTCGCGCGGCGGCACCCGCCGCAGCCGACCTCGAGCACGCGCAGGCCGAGCTCTTCGAGGCGCTCCGCGCGTGGCGCGCGGGCGAGGCGAAAGAGCAGGGCGTGCCCGCCTACATCGTCTTCGGCGACGCGACCCTGCGGGCGGTCGCGACGGCGAAGCCCGCGAGCCTCGCCGACCTCGACGCCATCACGGGCATCGGGGCGAAGAAGCGCGAGGCGTACGGCGAGGCAGTGCTGCGGGTCGTCGCCGCGCACTGA
- a CDS encoding DUF7144 family membrane protein codes for MAAPRPAGVTIVAVFAWISGALDILAGTLMLVFSPVKAIVDEYGNLGTLIAAGIGSIIIGLLTVIVAGGLLRGNAAARMIVTILQVLSILGSLFLAIAYASSPTAVGEWFGILISVIVLIFLWSRRANEFFRS; via the coding sequence ATGGCCGCCCCGCGCCCCGCCGGCGTCACGATCGTCGCGGTCTTCGCGTGGATCTCGGGAGCGCTCGACATCCTCGCGGGCACGCTCATGCTCGTGTTCTCGCCCGTCAAAGCGATCGTCGACGAGTACGGCAATCTCGGCACACTCATCGCGGCGGGCATCGGGTCGATCATCATCGGCCTGTTGACCGTCATCGTCGCGGGCGGCCTGCTGCGCGGCAACGCCGCGGCGCGCATGATCGTGACGATCCTGCAGGTGCTCTCGATCCTCGGCTCGCTCTTCCTCGCGATCGCCTACGCGTCGAGCCCGACGGCGGTCGGGGAGTGGTTCGGCATCCTCATCTCGGTGATCGTGCTGATCTTCCTCTGGTCGCGTCGGGCGAACGAGTTCTTCCGGTCGTAG
- a CDS encoding acyl-CoA dehydrogenase produces MVDTAPRTEKTAKPEATTPGAEGRPAASTPGAARSTGAPAAPKIDTAKLGRQLLGTWADIRLAARARAARPELQRVEGLSMAEHRERVLGQLHILVGEGAVQRAYPKEFGGSEDQGGNITAFEELVVADPSLQIKAGVQWGLFGSAVLQLGTKRNHDEFLPGILSLEVPGAFAMTEIGHGSDVASIGTTATYDPETEEFVIHTPFRGAWKEFLGNAGLHGKAATVFAQLITNGVNHGVHCFYVPIRDENGEFLPGVGGVDDGLKGGLNGIDNGRLHFTNVRIPRTNLLNRYGDVAVDGSYTSEISSPGRRFFTMLGALVQGRVSLDGASTAAAAMALTIAITYGNQRRQFTAGSDTDEEVLLDYGRHQRRLLPRLATVYAQTFAHDEFLVKFDGVFSGTKDTEQEREDLETMAAALKPLSTWAALDILQEAREACGGAGFIAENRLVGLRQDLDIYVTFEGDNNVLLQLVAKRLLTDYSRQFAKAGPGAMARYVVSSTADRAYHGTGLRRLGQTIADFGSTARSVSELRETETQHEMLTDRVEAMIAEIAGRLNSARKLPKAEAAAVFNRNQNALIEAARAHAELLQWEAFTRGLEQIEDEGTKQVVTWVRDLFGLGLIEKHLEWYLIHGRLSPQRAQAVTAYIDRLIERLRPHAQDLVDAFGYTPEHLRSTIATGIELERQEEARAYYADLRASGKEPVHEKSLAKKGKKK; encoded by the coding sequence ATGGTGGACACCGCACCCCGCACCGAGAAGACTGCGAAGCCCGAGGCGACCACGCCCGGTGCAGAGGGGCGCCCCGCCGCCTCGACGCCCGGCGCCGCTCGATCGACCGGCGCCCCCGCTGCGCCGAAGATCGACACCGCCAAGCTCGGCCGGCAGCTCCTCGGCACGTGGGCCGACATCCGCCTCGCGGCGCGAGCGCGCGCCGCGCGCCCCGAGCTCCAGCGCGTCGAGGGTCTCTCGATGGCCGAGCACCGCGAGCGGGTCCTCGGGCAGCTCCACATCCTCGTCGGCGAGGGCGCTGTGCAGCGCGCCTACCCGAAGGAGTTCGGCGGATCCGAAGACCAGGGCGGCAACATCACGGCGTTCGAAGAGCTCGTCGTCGCCGACCCGAGCCTCCAGATCAAGGCGGGCGTGCAGTGGGGGCTCTTCGGCTCGGCCGTGCTCCAGCTCGGCACGAAGCGCAACCACGACGAGTTCCTCCCCGGCATCCTTTCGCTCGAGGTGCCCGGCGCGTTCGCCATGACCGAGATCGGCCACGGCTCCGACGTCGCCTCGATCGGCACGACCGCGACCTACGACCCCGAGACCGAGGAGTTCGTCATCCACACGCCGTTCCGCGGCGCGTGGAAGGAGTTCCTCGGCAACGCGGGCCTCCACGGCAAGGCCGCGACCGTCTTCGCGCAGCTCATCACCAACGGCGTCAACCACGGCGTGCACTGCTTCTACGTGCCGATCCGCGACGAGAACGGCGAGTTCCTGCCGGGCGTCGGCGGCGTCGACGACGGCCTCAAGGGCGGGCTCAACGGCATCGACAACGGGCGTCTGCACTTCACGAACGTGCGCATCCCCCGCACGAACCTGCTCAACCGCTACGGCGACGTCGCGGTCGACGGCTCCTACACGAGCGAGATCTCCTCGCCCGGCCGCCGCTTCTTCACGATGCTCGGCGCCCTCGTGCAGGGCCGCGTGTCGCTCGACGGCGCCTCGACCGCCGCCGCGGCCATGGCCCTCACGATCGCGATCACGTACGGCAACCAGCGCCGCCAGTTCACGGCAGGCAGCGACACCGACGAAGAGGTGCTGCTCGACTACGGGCGCCACCAGCGCCGACTGCTGCCCCGCCTCGCGACGGTGTACGCGCAGACGTTCGCGCACGACGAGTTCCTCGTGAAGTTCGACGGCGTGTTCTCGGGCACGAAGGACACCGAGCAGGAGCGCGAAGACCTCGAGACGATGGCGGCCGCGCTGAAGCCGCTCTCGACGTGGGCCGCGCTCGACATCCTGCAGGAAGCGCGCGAGGCGTGCGGCGGCGCGGGCTTCATCGCCGAGAACCGCCTCGTCGGCCTCCGTCAGGACCTCGACATCTACGTGACGTTCGAGGGCGACAACAACGTGCTCCTCCAGCTCGTCGCAAAGCGACTCCTCACCGACTACTCGCGGCAGTTCGCGAAGGCCGGCCCGGGCGCCATGGCCCGCTACGTCGTGTCGTCGACCGCCGACCGCGCCTACCACGGCACGGGCCTGCGCCGTCTCGGCCAGACGATCGCCGACTTCGGCTCGACGGCCCGCTCGGTGAGCGAGCTCCGCGAGACCGAGACCCAGCACGAGATGCTGACCGACCGCGTCGAGGCGATGATCGCCGAGATCGCCGGCCGTCTGAACAGCGCGCGCAAGCTCCCCAAGGCGGAGGCCGCCGCGGTGTTCAACCGCAACCAGAACGCCCTCATCGAGGCGGCCCGGGCACACGCCGAGCTCCTGCAGTGGGAGGCCTTCACGCGAGGCCTCGAGCAGATCGAAGACGAGGGCACCAAGCAGGTCGTCACGTGGGTGCGCGACCTGTTCGGCCTCGGCCTCATCGAGAAGCACCTCGAGTGGTACCTCATCCACGGCCGCCTCTCGCCGCAGCGCGCACAGGCCGTGACGGCGTACATCGACCGCCTCATCGAGCGCCTGCGCCCCCACGCACAAGACCTCGTCGACGCGTTCGGCTACACGCCCGAGCACCTCCGCTCGACGATCGCGACGGGCATCGAGCTCGAGCGCCAAGAGGAGGCGCGCGCCTACTACGCCGACCTCCGCGCGTCGGGCAAGGAGCCCGTGCACGAGAAGTCGCTCGCCAAGAAGGGCAAGAAGAAGTAG
- a CDS encoding HPP family protein encodes MAEPNPAARRKQLILGLIVGLVVGIGVSLWTGFWLWLPAGLVVGFASGMLLKPPAQ; translated from the coding sequence ATGGCCGAACCGAATCCCGCCGCACGTCGTAAGCAGCTCATCCTCGGGCTCATCGTGGGGCTCGTCGTCGGCATCGGCGTGAGCCTCTGGACGGGGTTCTGGCTGTGGCTGCCCGCGGGCCTCGTCGTGGGCTTCGCGTCGGGCATGCTCCTCAAGCCGCCGGCGCAGTAG
- a CDS encoding malate dehydrogenase, which produces MAATKPVTITITGAGGQIGYALLFRIAAGDLLGPDTRVRLRLLEIPQGLKAAEGAALELQDGAFALLDAVDVTDDPGRAFDGANHALLVGARPRTAGMERADLLSANGGIFGPQGRAINDHAAEDIRVVVVGNPANTNALIAKEHAPDVPAERFSALTRLDHNRALGQLAAALDAPVGDIRNVAVWGNHSATQFPDVSHATVAGIPVPNLLTTRLEGADEALQWLAETFIPRVANRGAEIIEVKGSSSVASAASATIDHVHDLVLGTGDRGWTSAGVVSHGEYGVPEGLVFSFPVTSAGDGADWAIAEGIELDGFARSRIDASVAELVGERDAVRALGLVG; this is translated from the coding sequence ATGGCGGCTACGAAACCGGTCACGATCACCATCACGGGCGCGGGCGGCCAGATCGGCTATGCGCTCCTGTTCCGCATCGCGGCGGGCGACCTGCTCGGCCCCGACACGCGCGTGCGGCTGCGCCTGCTCGAGATCCCGCAGGGTCTCAAGGCGGCCGAGGGCGCGGCGCTCGAGCTGCAGGACGGCGCGTTCGCGCTTCTCGACGCGGTCGACGTGACGGATGACCCGGGGCGCGCCTTCGACGGCGCGAACCACGCACTCCTCGTGGGCGCCCGCCCGCGCACGGCGGGCATGGAGCGCGCCGATCTCCTCAGCGCCAACGGCGGCATTTTCGGTCCGCAGGGCCGGGCCATCAACGATCACGCGGCCGAGGACATCCGGGTCGTCGTGGTCGGCAACCCCGCGAACACGAACGCGCTCATCGCGAAGGAGCATGCTCCGGATGTCCCGGCCGAGCGCTTCTCGGCACTCACCCGCCTCGACCACAACCGCGCCCTCGGGCAGCTCGCAGCCGCGCTCGACGCGCCCGTCGGAGACATCCGGAACGTCGCGGTGTGGGGCAACCACTCGGCGACCCAGTTCCCGGATGTCTCGCACGCGACCGTCGCGGGCATCCCGGTGCCGAACCTGCTCACCACCCGCCTCGAGGGCGCCGACGAGGCGCTGCAGTGGCTCGCCGAGACGTTCATCCCGCGCGTCGCGAACCGCGGCGCCGAGATCATCGAGGTCAAGGGGTCGTCGTCAGTCGCCTCGGCGGCGTCGGCGACGATCGACCACGTGCACGACCTCGTGCTCGGCACGGGCGACCGCGGGTGGACGAGCGCGGGCGTCGTCTCGCACGGCGAGTACGGCGTGCCCGAGGGGCTCGTGTTCTCGTTCCCCGTGACGAGCGCCGGCGACGGCGCCGACTGGGCGATCGCCGAGGGCATCGAGCTCGACGGGTTCGCGCGAAGCCGCATCGACGCGTCGGTCGCCGAACTCGTCGGCGAGCGCGACGCCGTGCGGGCGCTCGGGCTGGTCGGCTAA
- the ypfJ gene encoding KPN_02809 family neutral zinc metallopeptidase, producing MTFNPNADIRGGKASKRGRNTAIAAGGVGIGAVAIFLISQFLGVDLSGILGGGQPQEESGVALECATGQDANERVECRMQGASASLEAFWQAEAPSIGVQYSPPADFVLFDQQTNTGCGAATSATGPFYCPPDQTIYVDVTFFDELEQRFGAHGGPLAEMYVVAHEWGHHIQNLAGVLERTQDGQTGPTSNAVRVELQADCFAGAWVADAANTTDPKGNTFLLPPTREQINEALDAAGAVGDDRIQQTMQGQVNPHTFTHGTSAQRQNWFATGYQGGAGACDTFSISGSQL from the coding sequence ATGACGTTCAATCCGAACGCCGACATCAGGGGCGGCAAGGCGAGCAAGCGCGGACGCAACACGGCGATCGCGGCGGGCGGCGTCGGCATCGGCGCCGTCGCGATCTTCCTCATCTCCCAGTTCCTCGGCGTCGACCTCTCGGGGATCCTCGGCGGCGGACAGCCGCAGGAGGAGTCGGGCGTCGCGCTCGAGTGCGCGACGGGCCAAGACGCCAACGAACGCGTCGAGTGCCGCATGCAAGGGGCGTCTGCATCGCTCGAGGCGTTCTGGCAGGCCGAGGCGCCGTCGATCGGCGTGCAGTACTCGCCGCCGGCGGACTTCGTTCTCTTCGACCAGCAGACGAACACGGGCTGCGGCGCAGCGACGAGTGCGACCGGCCCGTTCTACTGCCCGCCCGACCAGACGATCTACGTCGACGTCACGTTCTTCGACGAGCTCGAGCAGCGCTTCGGCGCGCACGGCGGCCCGCTCGCCGAGATGTACGTCGTCGCCCACGAGTGGGGTCACCACATCCAGAATCTCGCGGGCGTCCTCGAGCGCACGCAAGACGGCCAGACCGGCCCCACCTCGAATGCCGTGCGCGTCGAACTCCAGGCCGACTGCTTCGCGGGCGCGTGGGTCGCCGACGCCGCGAACACGACGGATCCGAAGGGCAACACGTTCCTGCTGCCGCCCACGCGCGAGCAGATCAACGAGGCCCTCGACGCTGCAGGCGCGGTCGGCGACGACCGCATCCAGCAGACCATGCAGGGCCAGGTGAACCCGCACACGTTCACGCACGGCACGAGCGCGCAGCGGCAGAACTGGTTCGCGACGGGCTACCAGGGCGGCGCGGGCGCGTGCGACACGTTCAGCATCAGCGGGTCGCAGCTCTGA
- a CDS encoding alpha/beta fold hydrolase: MDVILIPGFWLDASSWARVTPVLDETGHHIRPITLPGLESRDADRSGIGLADWIRAVVDLVDESEGPVVLVGHSGGGTVAHGVVDARPDRIAKVVYVDAGPSGDGEPINAELPVVGDEVPLPDWSVFEDADLVDLDPALRAEFERVAIPIPAAVASDPLKLADERRYAVPVTIIACEFPSQVLVEAIAAGQPWIGELARIEHVDYVDLPTGHWPQFTKPTQLGQAIAAALPVV; encoded by the coding sequence ATGGACGTCATCCTCATCCCAGGCTTCTGGCTCGACGCGTCATCGTGGGCGCGCGTGACCCCCGTGCTCGACGAGACCGGCCACCACATCCGCCCGATCACCCTGCCCGGGCTCGAGTCGCGCGACGCCGACCGGTCGGGCATCGGGCTCGCCGACTGGATCCGGGCGGTCGTCGACCTCGTCGACGAGAGCGAGGGGCCGGTCGTGCTCGTCGGGCACTCGGGCGGCGGCACCGTCGCGCACGGCGTCGTCGATGCGCGGCCCGACCGCATCGCGAAGGTCGTCTACGTCGACGCCGGTCCGAGCGGCGACGGCGAGCCGATCAACGCCGAACTTCCCGTGGTGGGCGACGAGGTGCCGCTGCCCGACTGGTCGGTCTTCGAAGACGCCGACCTCGTCGACCTCGACCCGGCGCTCCGCGCCGAGTTCGAGCGCGTCGCGATCCCGATCCCGGCGGCCGTGGCATCCGACCCGCTGAAGCTCGCCGACGAGCGCCGCTACGCGGTGCCGGTCACGATCATCGCGTGCGAGTTCCCGAGCCAGGTGCTCGTCGAGGCGATCGCGGCCGGCCAGCCGTGGATCGGCGAGCTCGCCCGCATCGAGCACGTCGACTACGTCGACCTGCCGACCGGGCACTGGCCGCAATTCACGAAGCCGACCCAGCTCGGGCAGGCGATCGCGGCGGCGCTGCCGGTCGTGTGA
- a CDS encoding DMT family transporter, with product MRFVVAVLLASVCFGTTGTAQALGPSADPLSIGAARILIGGGALGLVAVVLHVAGRRRGAVGTPAAPSPGGPSGGTRRLPTWAVVALGAAGVVCYQPAFFAGTAANGVAVGTVVALGSAPVLTGALDWALTRRYPGGRWLVATAIATAGVAILAVASGGASGAADVSGGPDASGSPVLGLLASLGAGASYAVYTLAAKALLDRGWTSTGSVGGIFGIAAVASLPILLLTDASWLASPEGIAMAAWLGLVTTTLAYVLFGAGLAGLAPATVSTLTLAEPLTAGLLGVLLLGEHLSPGSAVGLGVLAVGIVVLVVGTRAPRAGRHSPERAAPEPSAAR from the coding sequence ATGCGCTTCGTCGTCGCCGTGCTCCTCGCGTCCGTGTGCTTCGGCACGACGGGCACGGCCCAGGCGCTCGGTCCGAGCGCCGACCCCCTCTCGATCGGGGCTGCGCGCATCCTCATCGGCGGCGGAGCGCTCGGGCTCGTCGCCGTCGTCCTGCACGTCGCCGGGCGGCGGCGCGGCGCGGTCGGGACACCCGCCGCTCCGTCGCCCGGCGGCCCCTCCGGCGGCACCCGGCGCCTTCCGACGTGGGCGGTCGTCGCCCTCGGCGCGGCGGGCGTCGTGTGCTACCAGCCCGCGTTCTTCGCGGGCACCGCGGCCAACGGCGTCGCGGTCGGCACGGTCGTCGCGCTCGGCTCGGCGCCCGTCTTGACGGGCGCGCTCGACTGGGCGCTCACGCGTCGCTACCCCGGCGGGCGGTGGCTCGTCGCGACGGCGATCGCGACGGCGGGCGTCGCGATCCTCGCGGTCGCGTCGGGCGGCGCTTCGGGCGCGGCGGATGTCTCAGGCGGCCCGGATGCCTCGGGCTCGCCGGTGCTCGGCCTCCTCGCGTCGCTCGGCGCGGGCGCGTCGTACGCCGTGTACACGCTCGCCGCGAAGGCGCTCCTCGATCGCGGGTGGACGTCGACGGGCAGCGTCGGCGGCATCTTCGGCATCGCGGCGGTCGCGAGCCTGCCGATCCTGCTGCTGACGGATGCCTCGTGGCTCGCGTCGCCCGAGGGCATCGCCATGGCGGCGTGGCTCGGGCTCGTCACGACGACCCTCGCGTACGTCCTCTTCGGCGCGGGCCTTGCGGGCCTCGCGCCCGCGACCGTCTCGACGCTCACCCTTGCCGAACCCCTCACGGCGGGGCTCCTCGGAGTGCTGCTCCTCGGCGAGCACCTCTCGCCGGGGTCGGCCGTCGGGCTCGGGGTGCTCGCCGTCGGCATCGTCGTGCTCGTCGTCGGAACCCGCGCTCCACGCGCGGGGCGCCACAGCCCCGAACGGGCCGCCCCCGAGCCATCCGCCGCCCGTTGA